From one Aquicella siphonis genomic stretch:
- a CDS encoding short chain dehydrogenase, whose protein sequence is MRIIVVGGTGTIGKAVVSELAKRHTVIVAGFTHGDVQVNIRDIQSIENMYQSVGQFDAVVSTVGKVHFGSLADMTAENYFVGLQDKLMGQVNLVTAGLARIQDGGSFTLTSGILSADPIRYGASASMVNGAIDSFCKAAAIEMTRQIRINAVSPTVITESLEDYGDYFHGFESVPAARAALAYSKSVEGAQTGQVYQIWR, encoded by the coding sequence ATGAGAATCATTGTAGTGGGGGGAACGGGAACTATCGGCAAGGCGGTAGTCAGCGAGCTCGCCAAGCGCCATACAGTCATTGTGGCGGGATTCACGCACGGTGATGTGCAAGTGAATATCAGAGACATTCAATCCATAGAAAACATGTACCAGTCTGTGGGACAGTTCGACGCAGTGGTTTCAACAGTGGGCAAAGTGCATTTTGGAAGCCTGGCCGATATGACGGCGGAAAATTATTTTGTCGGGCTGCAGGACAAGCTGATGGGTCAGGTGAATCTGGTTACAGCAGGTCTGGCACGCATACAAGACGGGGGATCTTTCACCCTGACCAGCGGAATATTGAGTGCTGATCCCATACGCTACGGCGCTTCGGCTTCCATGGTGAACGGCGCAATCGACAGCTTTTGCAAGGCTGCGGCGATTGAAATGACCAGGCAAATCCGTATTAATGCGGTGAGTCCGACGGTCATTACCGAATCCCTGGAGGATTACGGTGATTATTTTCATGGTTTCGAATCCGTGCCTGCCGCGCGCGCGGCCCTTGCCTACAGCAAAAGCGTTGAAGGGGCGCAGACCGGACAAGTGTACCAGATCTGGCGATGA
- the secA gene encoding preprotein translocase subunit SecA, with protein sequence MLNRIFTNVLGSRNQRVLRKYWKTVERINALEPQISSLSDEALRAKTGEFRQRLQGGEALDSLLPEAFAVVREAARRTLNMRHFDVQLIGGMVLHGGNIAEMRTGEGKTLVATLSAYLNALPQNGVHIVTVNDYLARRDAEWMRPLYEFLGLSVGVNLHGMNAADKQAAYRSDITYGTNNEFGFDYLRDNMVFSLADKVQRGLHYAIVDEVDSILIDEARTPLIISGSAEDSVDLYITINEIIPQLIKQEQKDGPGDYSLDEKTKQAFLSEEGHQHVEELLTKAGLLREGESLYDAQNIVLMHHIYAALRAHTLFHRDIDYIVQQGDVVIVDEHTGRTMPGRRWSDGLHQAVEAKEKVKINQENQTLASITFQNYFRIYQKLAGMTGTADTEAYEFQQIYGLEVIVIPTHKAMIREDNPDFVYMSSEEKFTAIVADIKKTHETRQPILVGTTSIEASEYLSGLLKKEKIPHQVLNAKFHEKEAQIVAEAGRPGAVTIATNMAGRGTDIVLGGNLEAELRALESPAPEEIEKRRKAWDDRHAQVVASGGLYVLGTERHESRRIDNQLRGRSGRQGDPGKSRFYLSLQDNLLRIFGGERLNAIMQRIGMEKGAALESRMLSRSIENAQRKVEAYNFDVRKQLLEYDDVANEQRKVIYRQRDELLTAESVAETITDISRRVIDQLVSAFIPPHSMEEEWDIPGLEQRLESDFNLKLPVSKWLEQDETLDEEKLRERIQSEFRQAYAQKDEQVTPKVMRQFEKAVMLQTLDISWREHLAAMDYLRQGIHLRGYAQKNPKQEYKREAFELFAQLLDKVNYDVISSLSKFEVKVEQDVEQMQAQRRHAAPTLMEYQHAEVDALHDSEVAVREMEPAFLANQTFTRGAVKTGRNDPCPCGSGKKYKQCHGKLG encoded by the coding sequence ATGCTAAATCGCATTTTTACGAACGTTCTCGGCAGCCGCAATCAACGTGTACTGCGCAAGTATTGGAAAACAGTAGAAAGAATCAACGCGCTGGAACCACAGATCTCTTCTCTTTCTGATGAGGCGCTGCGCGCGAAAACAGGCGAGTTTCGCCAGCGTTTGCAAGGCGGCGAAGCACTGGATTCACTTTTGCCGGAAGCATTTGCAGTGGTTCGTGAAGCCGCAAGGCGTACGCTGAACATGCGTCATTTTGATGTCCAGCTGATAGGCGGTATGGTGTTGCACGGCGGCAATATCGCGGAAATGCGTACAGGCGAAGGTAAAACACTGGTCGCGACACTCTCGGCTTATCTGAATGCCTTGCCGCAGAATGGCGTGCATATTGTGACGGTCAATGATTATCTTGCGCGGCGCGACGCGGAATGGATGCGGCCCTTGTATGAATTTCTGGGACTGTCGGTAGGCGTCAATCTGCACGGCATGAACGCTGCAGACAAGCAGGCAGCTTACCGGTCGGACATTACCTATGGGACAAATAATGAATTCGGGTTTGATTACCTGCGCGATAACATGGTGTTCAGCCTGGCTGACAAAGTCCAGCGCGGCTTGCATTACGCCATTGTGGATGAAGTGGACTCCATTCTGATCGATGAGGCGCGTACTCCTCTTATCATTTCCGGTTCCGCGGAAGACAGTGTGGATTTGTATATCACCATTAACGAAATTATTCCGCAGCTGATCAAACAGGAACAAAAGGACGGCCCTGGTGATTATTCACTGGATGAAAAAACCAAGCAGGCGTTTTTAAGCGAGGAAGGCCATCAGCACGTTGAAGAGTTACTGACCAAAGCCGGTTTGCTGAGAGAAGGGGAAAGCCTTTACGACGCCCAGAATATCGTATTAATGCACCACATTTATGCGGCGTTGCGCGCGCATACCCTGTTTCATCGTGATATCGACTACATCGTGCAGCAAGGCGATGTGGTGATTGTGGATGAGCACACGGGCAGAACCATGCCTGGCCGGCGCTGGTCGGATGGATTGCACCAGGCGGTGGAAGCGAAGGAAAAAGTCAAGATTAACCAGGAAAACCAGACACTCGCTTCAATTACCTTCCAGAATTATTTCCGCATTTATCAGAAACTTGCCGGCATGACAGGCACGGCTGACACAGAAGCATATGAATTCCAGCAGATTTACGGACTGGAAGTCATTGTGATTCCCACGCACAAGGCCATGATACGGGAAGACAATCCAGATTTTGTCTATATGTCCAGTGAGGAAAAATTTACGGCGATTGTCGCGGACATCAAGAAAACCCATGAAACCAGACAGCCTATTCTGGTCGGCACCACGTCGATTGAAGCGTCGGAATATCTCTCTGGCTTGTTGAAGAAAGAGAAAATTCCACACCAGGTATTAAATGCCAAATTCCATGAAAAAGAAGCGCAGATTGTCGCCGAAGCGGGTCGTCCCGGCGCGGTGACCATTGCGACCAATATGGCGGGCCGCGGCACCGACATTGTTTTGGGCGGTAATCTGGAAGCAGAATTAAGAGCACTGGAATCACCGGCTCCCGAAGAAATTGAAAAGCGGAGAAAAGCCTGGGATGACCGTCACGCGCAAGTGGTGGCATCCGGAGGCTTGTATGTGCTGGGAACCGAGCGGCATGAGTCCCGCCGTATCGACAACCAGCTGCGCGGACGGTCCGGCCGTCAGGGCGATCCTGGCAAATCGCGATTTTATCTTTCCCTTCAGGATAATCTGCTGCGTATTTTTGGCGGTGAACGTCTGAATGCCATCATGCAGCGCATAGGCATGGAAAAAGGCGCGGCGCTGGAATCGCGCATGTTGTCGCGCAGTATTGAAAATGCCCAGCGCAAGGTTGAAGCCTACAATTTCGATGTGCGTAAACAATTGCTGGAATATGATGATGTGGCCAATGAACAGCGCAAGGTCATATACCGCCAGAGAGACGAACTGCTGACGGCGGAAAGTGTCGCGGAGACCATTACCGATATCAGCCGCCGGGTGATAGATCAGCTGGTCAGCGCATTCATTCCACCGCACAGCATGGAAGAAGAGTGGGATATTCCGGGCCTGGAACAGCGACTGGAAAGTGATTTCAACCTGAAATTGCCGGTGAGCAAGTGGCTGGAACAGGATGAAACCCTGGATGAAGAAAAGCTGCGTGAACGCATACAATCCGAATTCCGGCAGGCGTATGCACAGAAAGACGAGCAAGTCACACCCAAGGTGATGCGTCAATTTGAAAAAGCCGTTATGCTGCAGACGCTGGATATTTCCTGGCGCGAGCACCTGGCAGCGATGGATTATCTGCGCCAGGGGATACACTTGCGCGGTTATGCACAAAAGAATCCTAAACAGGAATACAAGCGCGAAGCTTTTGAGCTGTTTGCCCAGCTCCTGGACAAGGTTAACTATGATGTGATTTCCTCTCTTAGCAAGTTTGAAGTCAAGGTTGAACAAGATGTTGAGCAAATGCAGGCGCAGCGCCGTCATGCCGCTCCCACGCTCATGGAATACCAGCATGCTGAAGTCGATGCTTTGCATGATTCCGAGGTGGCGGTCAGGGAAATGGAGCCGGCTTTTCTTGCCAATCAGACTTTCACGCGCGGCGCGGTCAAGACTGGCCGCAATGACCCCTGTCCCTGCGGGTCAGGAAAAAAATACAAGCAATGTCACGGGAAACTCGGTTGA
- the rfbB gene encoding dTDP-glucose 4,6-dehydratase — protein sequence MQKYQPRFMLVTGGAGFIGANFIRHVLANEPAVHIINLDKLTYAGSLDNLRDLPGGERHHFIRGDITDAEFIRHVLQHHHIDTIVHFAAESHVDRSISGPAAFVETNVTGTFVLLESARYHWFEVDEIDASQCRFHHISTDEVYGSLSGSEPPFTEKTAYAPRSPYSATKAGSDHLVSAYFHTYGLPVTISNCSNNYGPYQHPEKFIPTIIRSCLNWQPVPIYGNGKNIRDWMYVDDHCKGILDIIKHGKTGERYNLGGQNEWENIQLARYICEQIDKRRPREKSHSTLLEFVTDRPGHDFRYAIDHAKIKTELGWEPQESFETGIKKTIDFYWRD from the coding sequence ATGCAGAAGTATCAACCTCGATTCATGTTGGTCACGGGCGGCGCAGGATTCATAGGCGCAAATTTCATCCGTCATGTGCTTGCGAACGAACCTGCGGTTCATATCATCAATCTCGACAAACTGACTTACGCAGGCTCGCTTGATAATCTCAGGGATTTACCCGGCGGCGAACGTCATCATTTTATCCGCGGCGACATCACCGACGCCGAATTCATACGCCATGTTCTCCAGCATCATCATATCGACACTATCGTGCATTTTGCGGCCGAAAGCCATGTCGATCGATCCATCTCGGGGCCCGCGGCATTTGTTGAAACCAATGTCACGGGAACATTCGTCCTGCTGGAATCCGCGCGTTACCACTGGTTTGAAGTTGATGAAATCGATGCGTCGCAATGCCGGTTTCACCATATATCTACCGATGAAGTGTATGGATCCCTGTCCGGCAGCGAACCGCCTTTCACGGAAAAAACCGCTTACGCACCGCGCTCACCTTATTCCGCCACCAAAGCCGGCTCGGATCATTTGGTCAGCGCCTATTTTCATACCTACGGATTGCCGGTGACCATTTCCAATTGTTCGAATAATTACGGCCCATACCAGCATCCGGAAAAATTCATCCCCACCATCATTCGTTCCTGCCTGAACTGGCAGCCTGTCCCCATTTACGGAAACGGAAAAAATATTCGTGACTGGATGTATGTCGATGATCACTGCAAAGGCATTCTGGATATCATCAAACACGGAAAAACTGGCGAACGTTACAATCTGGGCGGTCAGAACGAATGGGAAAATATTCAATTGGCGCGTTACATCTGCGAACAGATAGATAAACGCCGTCCGCGTGAAAAGTCACACTCGACTTTACTGGAATTTGTTACAGACCGGCCCGGTCACGATTTTCGTTACGCCATCGACCATGCCAAGATTAAAACGGAACTGGGCTGGGAGCCGCAGGAATCCTTCGAGACAGGGATCAAAAAGACCATAGACTTTTACTGGCGAGATTAG
- a CDS encoding protein kinase domain-containing protein, producing the protein MQSRTQVEVQAPRRSQTGQAYRLIDPANLNRADEMILWVYLQEQIQQGNLYVPRNTPLAFTETMCDALQRQGISEKFKMSLPQDICLTSSLIGRKCGSLPDDYHFDVYSGVVLGGLQSKNGCFGNIEKISGTLKLHPDRTITRHTGKAMIGKIIPKSEAAHIQKESDMSRRIFILHAKQPTFFQAAGANQGAIVMRYVAGEDMEKFFTRDAAERDSKRNTTTTEKRLKLSRAFLRALKTQVHDNHITHRDIKPANVMFIFDPVAKRYKVTIIDYGLSTDATFDDGERGRGTPLFGSPEFFDLQIITQKSDIFGAAWILALLWRADQNASKKMQEASDLAHHCVFKNLFKGIMDMGKRSGETGLAVSPAQAIKNLLSVMSSRRPDHRGSLDDAIQVFDDILLDRKIAAAGKTCTFEHKQSIIKSHHAAVALRNRLDAFAAEPQESFVASVGKLRQLFLEGLADLTDDKGIIEDALDCLDIDSLQGLDTREQIVQCINSMLDAYMEQFTIFAELYAQVKLLLGQQEDSHQPASSTDVPVDRTELQYLHAKMERQLAKNSGSMTLDRLAENTFVLQKRNACWQHALERYKPVSQAERVSLSEEKDDPDAEYITVFGKAWGGCHRIRLFKDYTASMRLPGSFAESSQLETSSSVKLKKNINTVIKAWIFNTENDKKGTSEKSGKGIEAGFLFLFQKNISLWYYAQVLPRI; encoded by the coding sequence ATGCAATCCCGAACACAAGTTGAGGTGCAAGCGCCGCGCCGTTCCCAGACGGGACAGGCGTATCGTCTGATCGATCCCGCGAATCTGAATCGCGCGGATGAGATGATATTATGGGTTTATCTCCAGGAACAAATTCAGCAAGGCAATTTATATGTTCCCAGAAATACACCGCTTGCTTTTACCGAGACAATGTGTGACGCGCTGCAACGGCAGGGAATAAGTGAAAAATTTAAAATGTCACTGCCTCAGGATATTTGCCTGACTTCCAGTTTGATTGGAAGAAAATGCGGGAGCCTGCCCGATGATTATCATTTTGATGTTTATTCCGGCGTCGTGCTAGGCGGATTGCAAAGCAAAAACGGCTGTTTTGGAAATATTGAAAAAATCAGCGGAACATTAAAACTGCATCCTGACCGGACAATCACCCGCCATACCGGCAAGGCAATGATTGGAAAAATCATTCCCAAGTCTGAAGCGGCGCACATACAAAAAGAAAGTGATATGTCACGCCGCATCTTCATATTACACGCCAAACAGCCTACCTTTTTTCAGGCGGCCGGCGCCAACCAGGGCGCGATTGTCATGCGCTATGTCGCGGGCGAAGATATGGAGAAATTTTTCACAAGAGATGCGGCGGAAAGGGATAGCAAGCGCAATACGACCACTACGGAAAAACGCTTGAAATTATCCAGGGCTTTTCTGCGAGCTTTAAAAACGCAAGTCCATGACAACCATATTACCCACAGGGATATCAAGCCCGCCAATGTCATGTTCATATTCGATCCCGTTGCCAAACGTTACAAGGTGACAATCATAGACTACGGCCTCTCAACAGACGCGACTTTTGACGACGGCGAGCGCGGACGCGGGACCCCCTTGTTTGGGTCGCCTGAATTTTTTGATCTGCAAATCATTACGCAAAAAAGTGATATCTTCGGCGCAGCCTGGATCCTGGCCTTGTTATGGCGGGCGGATCAAAACGCTTCGAAAAAAATGCAGGAAGCCAGTGACCTGGCTCATCATTGCGTATTCAAAAATCTCTTTAAGGGGATTATGGATATGGGCAAGCGCAGCGGCGAGACTGGTCTTGCTGTGTCACCTGCCCAGGCCATCAAGAATCTGTTGTCCGTTATGTCATCGCGCCGCCCGGATCATCGCGGATCTCTGGATGATGCCATACAGGTTTTCGACGATATCTTGCTGGACAGGAAAATTGCCGCGGCAGGTAAAACATGTACTTTCGAGCATAAACAATCCATTATCAAGTCGCATCATGCGGCGGTTGCCCTTAGAAACCGGCTGGATGCGTTTGCAGCCGAGCCACAGGAAAGCTTTGTCGCTTCGGTCGGGAAGCTCAGACAATTGTTTCTTGAAGGGCTGGCAGATTTGACTGACGATAAGGGAATAATTGAAGATGCGCTTGACTGTCTTGATATTGACTCATTACAGGGATTGGATACCAGGGAACAGATTGTGCAATGTATCAATTCCATGCTGGATGCCTACATGGAGCAATTTACTATCTTCGCTGAATTATATGCCCAGGTTAAACTACTGCTAGGTCAGCAAGAAGACAGCCATCAGCCGGCTAGCAGTACGGATGTGCCGGTAGATCGTACTGAATTGCAGTATCTCCATGCCAAAATGGAGCGTCAGCTTGCAAAAAATTCCGGATCCATGACGCTGGACAGACTGGCAGAAAATACTTTTGTGTTGCAAAAGCGCAATGCCTGCTGGCAGCATGCGCTGGAACGGTACAAACCGGTGTCCCAGGCCGAACGGGTATCTCTGTCTGAGGAAAAGGATGATCCCGATGCGGAATATATAACTGTTTTCGGGAAAGCCTGGGGTGGTTGTCACCGGATTCGCCTGTTTAAGGATTATACCGCCTCAATGCGTCTGCCCGGGTCCTTTGCTGAAAGTTCACAACTGGAAACATCCTCGTCAGTCAAATTGAAAAAAAACATCAACACAGTAATAAAAGCATGGATATTCAATACAGAAAATGATAAAAAAGGCACTTCAGAAAAGTCCGGTAAAGGGATAGAGGCGGGCTTTTTATTTTTATTTCAAAAAAACATATCATTATGGTATTATGCTCAGGTGTTGCCACGAATATGA
- the lpxC gene encoding UDP-3-O-acyl-N-acetylglucosamine deacetylase, with amino-acid sequence MIKQRTLKNVIKATGITLHGGERAEIILRPAPVNSGILFRRIDLSPIVEIPALAEHVGDTTLSTTLTKDNVRVSTVEHLLSAFAGLGIDNAFVDVTASEIPIMDGSAGPFVFLIQSAGIEEQNAPKRFIRVKRKVKIKEGDKWASFEPFNGFKVTFTIDFDHPLFKSHTKTATLDFSSLSYVKEVSRARTFGFMADFEKLQALNLARGASLDNAIAIDDFRVLNEDGLRYENEFVKHKILDAVGDLYLLGSSLIGAFTGHKSGHALNNKLLRHLLANKEAWEFVTFEDKTTAPISYLRPLLLEA; translated from the coding sequence ATGATTAAACAACGTACGCTTAAAAATGTTATTAAAGCCACGGGTATTACCTTGCATGGCGGTGAGCGTGCAGAGATTATCCTGCGTCCTGCGCCCGTGAATTCCGGAATCCTCTTCCGACGTATTGATCTCTCTCCCATAGTCGAAATACCGGCTCTGGCTGAACACGTAGGAGATACCACTTTATCTACCACGCTGACGAAAGATAATGTCAGGGTTTCTACCGTTGAGCATTTATTGTCCGCTTTTGCTGGATTAGGTATTGATAATGCATTCGTAGACGTCACCGCATCTGAAATTCCCATCATGGATGGCAGCGCCGGGCCTTTCGTATTTCTTATCCAGTCAGCGGGAATTGAAGAGCAAAATGCTCCCAAGCGGTTTATCCGCGTTAAACGCAAAGTCAAAATCAAGGAAGGTGATAAATGGGCTTCATTTGAACCATTCAATGGCTTCAAAGTGACTTTCACCATTGATTTCGATCATCCGCTTTTCAAGTCGCATACCAAAACCGCAACCCTGGACTTTTCCAGTCTGTCTTATGTCAAGGAAGTCAGCCGGGCTCGTACTTTTGGCTTTATGGCGGATTTTGAAAAGCTGCAGGCTCTTAACCTGGCGCGTGGCGCCAGCCTTGATAACGCGATTGCCATTGATGACTTCCGTGTCTTGAATGAAGACGGCCTGCGTTATGAAAATGAATTCGTTAAACACAAGATCCTGGACGCTGTCGGGGACTTGTATCTCCTGGGTTCCAGCCTGATTGGTGCTTTCACTGGCCATAAGTCCGGACATGCGCTTAACAACAAGTTGTTGCGCCATTTGCTCGCCAATAAGGAAGCATGGGAATTTGTCACTTTCGAAGACAAAACCACTGCACCGATTTCTTATCTGCGGCCGTTACTGCTGGAAGCGTAA
- a CDS encoding DciA family protein: MMKDSSFRKADAFIGSQSRDLGSLFAKIRSLAALNQKISGYLAPEIAPYCQAANLTGGKLIFTVANGSIATRLRFMSADLLRQFSCDPGLKHIRLIECKVRLTSSSAAPRPSAAGTRNMPLLARETAELVREMAESITDPKLRAIMERIANRTDTKTA; the protein is encoded by the coding sequence ATGATGAAAGATTCTTCCTTTAGAAAAGCAGATGCCTTTATCGGGAGCCAGAGCAGGGACCTGGGTTCCCTGTTCGCGAAAATTCGTTCGCTGGCCGCGTTAAACCAAAAAATCAGCGGATATCTGGCTCCGGAAATTGCCCCGTATTGCCAAGCCGCCAATCTGACCGGTGGAAAACTGATATTCACCGTCGCAAACGGGTCCATTGCCACCCGGCTGCGGTTTATGTCTGCCGATTTGCTCAGGCAATTCAGCTGTGATCCAGGATTGAAGCACATCCGGCTGATCGAATGCAAAGTACGTCTCACCTCTTCTTCTGCTGCTCCCAGACCCTCCGCCGCGGGAACACGAAACATGCCGCTGCTCGCGCGTGAAACGGCTGAATTGGTCAGGGAGATGGCCGAGTCCATCACTGACCCCAAATTGAGGGCCATCATGGAAAGAATCGCAAACCGCACAGACACCAAAACAGCTTAA
- a CDS encoding (deoxy)nucleoside triphosphate pyrophosphohydrolase, giving the protein MSRETRLKTIHAVAGILMRNSRLLVAERPKGKPYSGFWEFPGGKIEQNESGESALKRELQEELGIEVMAASHLFDHTYSYPDKIVHLEIWLVAEFSGEPKSLENQAIQWLTREEILSLPLLEGNWPVMDKLVSIF; this is encoded by the coding sequence ATGTCACGGGAAACTCGGTTGAAGACCATACATGCCGTTGCGGGTATTCTCATGCGCAACAGCCGCCTGCTGGTGGCGGAACGGCCCAAGGGTAAGCCTTACAGCGGTTTCTGGGAATTTCCGGGCGGCAAGATCGAGCAGAATGAATCGGGCGAGTCTGCGTTGAAGCGTGAATTACAGGAAGAATTAGGTATAGAAGTCATGGCTGCTTCGCATTTGTTTGATCACACTTATTCATACCCGGATAAAATCGTGCATCTTGAAATCTGGCTGGTCGCGGAATTTTCGGGCGAGCCAAAAAGCCTGGAAAATCAGGCGATACAATGGCTTACTCGCGAGGAAATTCTGTCTCTGCCCTTGCTGGAAGGCAATTGGCCTGTCATGGATAAATTAGTTTCAATATTCTAA
- a CDS encoding protein kinase domain-containing protein, with protein MLSRVGMDSPEPNVFHQLQRILRQCPSPFVNHSDSCLIKTQCLDPLALTHDQSLFLGILLRCAIETNGCYYFPQGKTRIKIPGAASGSEQIIEVDLKYSLVWRQCENNPQDYRYEIVGDELGSGHFSRVYKSRGVLAPQMDGSLKLKESPRVIKEQFHDDARFDPDHAVNEYQNGVFTPHLHSKKPTFIDHQARSFSVIRYFHGEELFALINQDRKGLLFTIDQRLELSLHILYAIQEQIHSRGIVHRDVKPANILVYYDKRQESVLGCPQVNIIDLGSSKMASQPDAGSCLSTPPFAAPEVYAHAGTSVKTDVYSTARVLGFLWRADIPNLSSPGKSDSCIDLEKARIDALHYHFDNMFKGIADLDETCRARITRLLQDMSAPEQDARPDLFDAIEVFEEILADRREGVSDRQGRQDLVRARKMAAQLRRKFAAADYDESMMAGDISMALETLPDSSEVIAEFLDVLRIQALRGLTSRFAVMNQVKEVLENYHQSRCELEILQSKLSSLLREAKKPEDRFDRARAVRALLAPIDQLLQKNLRLARTLDDRLRLTHKCTKLGLKISAALSDLADQAQTQSMCESGDASVCGSGPSSDRGQKAESSREGFFAPDRHSRIVVKLNGVELTPVVKSQL; from the coding sequence ATGCTTTCTAGAGTTGGAATGGATTCGCCTGAGCCGAATGTTTTTCATCAGCTGCAGCGCATTTTACGGCAGTGCCCCAGCCCCTTTGTGAATCATTCTGATTCATGCCTGATTAAAACGCAATGCCTGGATCCCCTGGCATTAACTCATGACCAGAGCCTGTTTCTGGGTATTTTGCTTCGTTGTGCAATCGAGACGAACGGCTGTTATTATTTTCCTCAGGGTAAAACCCGTATCAAAATTCCCGGTGCCGCTTCCGGAAGTGAACAAATCATAGAAGTTGATTTGAAATATTCTTTGGTTTGGAGACAGTGTGAAAATAATCCGCAAGATTATCGCTATGAAATTGTGGGCGATGAATTGGGGTCGGGCCACTTCAGCCGGGTTTACAAGAGCAGAGGGGTGCTGGCGCCGCAGATGGATGGCAGTCTGAAGCTGAAAGAGTCGCCGCGCGTCATCAAGGAACAGTTTCATGATGATGCACGGTTTGATCCGGATCACGCAGTCAATGAATATCAAAACGGTGTGTTCACACCGCATCTCCATAGTAAAAAACCTACCTTCATTGACCACCAGGCCCGCAGTTTCAGCGTTATTCGTTATTTTCATGGCGAAGAATTATTTGCCCTGATTAATCAGGACAGGAAGGGACTGCTATTCACGATTGATCAGCGTCTGGAATTGTCCCTGCACATTCTCTATGCCATACAGGAACAAATTCATTCCCGCGGGATAGTGCACAGGGATGTCAAGCCTGCGAATATTCTGGTTTATTACGACAAAAGACAGGAAAGCGTATTGGGTTGTCCGCAAGTCAATATCATTGATTTGGGCTCGAGTAAAATGGCATCACAGCCTGACGCGGGCAGCTGTCTTTCAACGCCGCCGTTTGCCGCGCCGGAAGTCTACGCGCATGCGGGCACGAGTGTGAAAACAGATGTGTATTCAACCGCGCGCGTGCTTGGATTCTTGTGGCGCGCCGATATTCCCAATCTGTCGTCACCCGGCAAGAGCGACAGTTGCATTGATCTGGAAAAGGCGCGTATTGATGCCTTGCATTATCACTTTGACAATATGTTTAAAGGAATCGCAGACCTGGATGAAACTTGCAGGGCTAGAATAACGCGTCTATTGCAAGATATGTCAGCGCCTGAGCAAGACGCGCGCCCTGATTTGTTTGATGCGATTGAAGTCTTTGAAGAGATACTGGCGGATAGAAGAGAGGGTGTTTCAGACAGACAAGGCCGACAGGATCTTGTCCGCGCACGGAAAATGGCGGCGCAACTCCGCAGAAAATTTGCCGCCGCTGATTATGATGAATCTATGATGGCTGGAGATATCAGTATGGCATTGGAAACCTTGCCGGATTCATCGGAAGTGATTGCCGAGTTTCTTGATGTTTTACGTATCCAGGCATTGCGGGGTTTGACATCCCGGTTTGCTGTCATGAATCAGGTGAAGGAAGTCCTGGAAAATTATCACCAATCAAGATGCGAGCTTGAAATCTTGCAGTCAAAGCTGAGTTCTCTCCTGCGCGAAGCGAAAAAACCTGAAGATCGGTTTGACAGGGCTCGCGCTGTCCGCGCCTTGCTGGCCCCCATTGACCAATTATTGCAAAAAAACTTACGTCTTGCGCGCACACTGGATGACAGGTTAAGATTGACTCATAAATGCACAAAGCTAGGATTAAAAATATCAGCTGCATTAAGCGATCTGGCGGATCAGGCACAAACTCAATCCATGTGTGAGAGTGGCGATGCTTCGGTGTGCGGATCAGGCCCGTCTTCTGATCGCGGCCAGAAAGCGGAAAGTTCGCGAGAAGGGTTTTTCGCACCCGATAGACACAGCAGAATCGTTGTTAAGCTTAATGGCGTAGAATTGACGCCGGTGGTTAAAAGCCAGCTATAA